ACTCTTCTCTCAGTATCCTGTTCTTCTTCTCCATCTCAAATACTTTCTCTTCTTTTAATGGCATACCGCATCTATAGCAGTACTCTGATGTCGGGCCGCAGTTCTCCCTGCACCTCGGGCATACTACTGGCCTTATGTTTCCATCGTCCATGGACTCCTCAGTTTTAATGCCATAAACCTTGCTGTAGATGGCCTTATCGATGTCCCTCCCGGAAAGGTGAACATAGACCTTGGGCATCTCAGATCCAAGCTGCCATCCAAGATAGTGGCACATTTCAGACTCGGTCAATTTTGATGCCAGGTGAGTTGCCCTGGTGTGCCTTAGAATATGCGGCGTTACTTTCTTCTCAATTTTGGAGTTATTTATTGCTCTTTTTAGCATGTTCTTGTATGATTCATAGAAGAGGGGCTTCCCAAAGTTCTTGTTCCCAGTTCCGACAAAAAGCGATTCGTTAGGATGGACGTTGGGGTGAATCTGAATCCAGTTTTTTATGTAGGGCTCAGCCATAACAAACGGAACCAATCGCTCTCCAGTTTTTCCCCTTACCTTTACCTTTCCGCCATAGTCGTTAAATGTCAGGTCTTTGAAGGTGATTGATGCAAGCTCACCAATTCTAAGGCCACAGTCATAAAGCAATGCAATTGCCGCCTTGTCCCGGAGATTTGTTGCTGATTCAATCAGCTTTAGTACCTCCTCCCTCGAGAGGATCTGTGGCTTTCTTGAGTGCTTTTTCTCTCC
This portion of the Methanofastidiosum sp. genome encodes:
- a CDS encoding tyrosine-type recombinase/integrase, coding for MGIYKEKVLLSKEEGRLINSDITDSNINTIREFKSYLIAGRIGILRTLRYMIDLRLICQRYKDKDFAAWNSKDIIEVMEKVEIEDISDSSKNEYRRTLRKFFKWLKGEDWPELKALKGEKKHSRKPQILSREEVLKLIESATNLRDKAAIALLYDCGLRIGELASITFKDLTFNDYGGKVKVRGKTGERLVPFVMAEPYIKNWIQIHPNVHPNESLFVGTGNKNFGKPLFYESYKNMLKRAINNSKIEKKVTPHILRHTRATHLASKLTESEMCHYLGWQLGSEMPKVYVHLSGRDIDKAIYSKVYGIKTEESMDDGNIRPVVCPRCRENCGPTSEYCYRCGMPLKEEKVFEMEKKNRILREEFINETMEDSAKLHTFKKIMELIEAIDSDSEIKNEFRNMAGKVK